Proteins from a genomic interval of uncultured Desulfuromusa sp.:
- a CDS encoding DUF1302 domain-containing protein: MLIQKVNNYFKNGPHFSSVMITALLLLTFLASTTLAFEFETGEITGSLDSTLSYGATWRVSDQDSRLIGTAADFDGGTARSVNYDDGNLNYDKGLISNVFKLTSELVVDYRNFGLFLRGTTFYDFENEQGDREKAPLSNEALDLVGSDTDLLDAYVHASFDVGSMPAQIRVGDQVVSWGESTFIQNSINTINPVNVSAIRLPGAELKEALTPEGMVWGSIGLTENISLEGLYLYDWSETVIDPPGSYWSTNDFAGDGGSRVMLGWGDVPDTVPTDFQVTPGHSAVVSRSATQEASDDGQFGLALRLYAPNLNDTEFGFYYVNYHSRYPIINAKTGTAAAAAGLDPLGRTYEETASYFISYPEDIQLFGASFNTLLTSFGVALQGEVSYRQDVPLQIDDIEILFAAIAAQDNLSPGNTAAAGLAAYGQLGLVPFETEIPGYIERDVVQVQVTATKLFGPTFGASQFVLLGEVGITHVDDMPDKDDLRLNGPGTPISGNEYLTAAHFGEIEPADRFADATSWGYRLLAKLDFDNAIGAVTLSPRVAWSHDVSGTSPGPGGNFVEGRKAVTLGLSANYLNSWTADLSYVDFFGAGRYNLINDRDFVAFNVKYSF; encoded by the coding sequence ATGCTTATTCAAAAAGTGAACAATTATTTTAAAAATGGTCCTCATTTCAGCAGCGTTATGATTACTGCACTCCTTCTGCTAACTTTTTTAGCATCAACCACGCTAGCTTTTGAATTCGAAACAGGAGAGATTACTGGTAGCCTTGACTCAACCCTGTCCTATGGAGCTACTTGGAGAGTTTCTGATCAGGACTCCCGATTAATCGGTACCGCTGCAGATTTTGACGGTGGTACAGCCCGGTCAGTCAACTACGATGACGGTAATCTTAACTATGATAAAGGATTGATCAGTAATGTCTTCAAGCTTACCTCTGAATTAGTTGTTGATTACCGTAACTTTGGACTGTTCCTCCGTGGCACGACCTTCTATGATTTTGAAAACGAACAAGGCGACCGAGAAAAGGCACCTTTAAGTAATGAAGCTCTCGATCTCGTAGGTAGCGATACTGACCTTCTTGATGCTTACGTCCATGCTTCCTTTGATGTCGGCTCAATGCCGGCGCAGATTCGCGTTGGTGACCAAGTGGTCAGCTGGGGTGAAAGTACCTTTATTCAAAACAGCATAAATACCATTAACCCGGTCAATGTCAGTGCAATTCGTCTACCCGGAGCTGAATTGAAAGAGGCCCTGACACCAGAGGGAATGGTTTGGGGTTCCATCGGCCTCACCGAAAACATTTCCCTTGAAGGTTTGTACCTCTACGATTGGTCGGAGACAGTTATCGACCCGCCAGGTTCCTACTGGAGCACCAACGATTTTGCCGGTGACGGTGGCAGCCGTGTCATGCTTGGTTGGGGTGATGTGCCGGATACTGTACCAACTGACTTTCAGGTCACTCCTGGACATTCTGCCGTCGTCTCCCGTTCAGCCACTCAGGAAGCATCTGACGACGGACAATTCGGATTGGCGCTCCGCCTCTATGCTCCAAATTTAAACGATACGGAATTCGGATTTTACTACGTGAACTATCATAGCCGCTACCCGATTATTAACGCAAAAACTGGAACCGCTGCAGCAGCAGCCGGTCTGGATCCTTTGGGTCGTACCTATGAAGAAACGGCGAGCTATTTCATCAGCTATCCTGAAGACATTCAGCTCTTTGGTGCCAGTTTCAACACCCTGCTCACAAGCTTTGGTGTCGCTCTTCAAGGTGAGGTATCCTACCGTCAGGATGTCCCTCTGCAAATTGATGATATTGAAATTCTCTTCGCGGCGATTGCGGCTCAGGATAACCTCAGTCCTGGAAATACAGCGGCAGCAGGCCTTGCAGCCTATGGACAGCTGGGGCTGGTACCCTTTGAAACTGAAATACCAGGCTACATTGAGCGTGATGTGGTTCAGGTGCAAGTAACGGCAACCAAGTTATTTGGACCAACTTTCGGTGCCAGTCAATTTGTCCTCCTCGGTGAAGTTGGCATCACTCATGTTGATGACATGCCGGATAAAGACGATCTACGTTTGAACGGGCCAGGTACGCCAATCAGTGGTAATGAATATTTAACAGCTGCCCATTTTGGTGAGATTGAACCCGCCGACCGGTTTGCAGATGCCACTTCTTGGGGGTACCGTCTGCTTGCCAAGCTCGATTTCGACAACGCCATTGGTGCAGTCACTTTATCACCACGGGTTGCTTGGTCGCATGATGTTTCTGGAACAAGCCCTGGACCTGGTGGCAACTTCGTTGAAGGGCGAAAAGCTGTAACTTTAGGCCTTAGCGCCAACTATCTGAACAGCTGGACAGCAGATTTAAGCTATGTTGACTTTTTTGGTGCTGGTCGTTACAACCTGATAAATGATCGTGATTTCGTCGCCTTTAACGTCAAATATTCATTCTAA